From a single Triplophysa rosa linkage group LG17, Trosa_1v2, whole genome shotgun sequence genomic region:
- the adora2aa gene encoding adenosine A2a receptor a produces MLSDVFDVVYITLELLIALLSILGNVLVCWAVGLNSNLQSITNFFVVSLAVADIAVGVLAIPFSILISTGFCANFYGCLFIACFVLVLTQSSIFSLLAIAIDRYIAIKIPLRYNSLVTGQRAKGIIAICWVLSVIIGLTPMLGWHKTCSGESVNSTCLPGMMKCLFEEVVVMDYMVYFNFLACVLVPLLLMLAIYLRIFMAARHQLKCIESKAVPCELKSRSTLQKEVHAAKSLAIIVGLFAVCWLPLHIINCFTLFCPQCERPPVIIMYLAIILSHANSVVNPFIYAYRIREFRYTFRKIVRYHVLGRREPLSSNGSTRTSARASMADSLRIKINGLVRDLYADQSSTTSSCESAEPGHTHRPVGTENSISDNQPVVLTNTHKHRVDPVLRHLESPLTRNNQVIACKKHTVLDIKDGRDVSSPLHIESNLFLQTTHCTDLTDIS; encoded by the exons ATGCTGAGCGATGTCTTCGACGTGGTGTACATAACACTAGAGCTCCTGATCGCCCTGCTGTCTATCCTGGGCAACGTGTTGGTGTGCTGGGCTGTGGGACTCAACAGCAATCTCCAGAGCATCACCAACTTCTTTGTTGTTTCGCTGGCTGTGGCGGACATCGCGGTGGGTGTGCTGGCCATCCCCTTCTCCATCTTGATCAGCACTGGCTTTTGTGCCAATTTCTACGGCTGTCTGTTCATCGCCTGCTTCGTGTTAGTGTTGACCCAGAGCTCCATATTTAGTCTTTTGGCCATTGCCATTGATCGCTACATTGCCATCAAGATTCCACTAAG ATACAACAGTCTAGTAACAGGGCAGCGTGCCAAAGGCATCATTGCAATCTGCTGGGTTCTCTCGGTCATCATCGGTCTGACGCCCATGCTCGGCTGGCACAAAACTTGCTCGGGAGAGTCCGTCAACAGCACCTGTCTGCCCGGCATGATGAAGTGTTTGTTCGAGGAGGTTGTGGTCATGGACTACATGGTTTACTTCAACTTCTTGGCCTGCGTCCTTGTGCCTCTGCTTCTCATGTTGGCCATCTACCTGCGCATCTTCATGGCGGCACGCCACCAACTCAAATGCATCGAGTCCAAAGCCGTGCCGTGCGAGCTCAAGTCCCGCTCCACCCTGCAGAAAGAAGTCCATGCGGCCAAATCTCTAGCCATCATCGTAGGCTTGTTCGCCGTGTGCTGGCTGCCACTTCACATCATCAACTGTTTCACTCTGTTTTGTCCACAGTGCGAACGACCGCCGGTTATTATCATGTACCTGGCCATAATCCTCTCGCATGCCAATTCGGTCGTGAACCCCTTTATCTACGCCTACCGAATACGTGAGTTCCGATACACCTTCCGAAAAATCGTGCGCTATCACGTCTTGGGCAGACGAGAGCCGCTCTCTAGCAACGGGAGCACCCGTACCTCGGCACGTGCGAGCATGGCGGACTCGCTAAGAATTAAAATCAACGGCCTGGTGCGTGACCTCTACGCCGACCAGAGCAGCACCACCAGCAGTTGTGAAAGTGCAGAGCCCGGGCACACGCACAGACCTGTTGGCACAGAAAACTCGATATCAGATAACCAGCCAGTGGTGCTTACTAACACTCACAAGCATCGGGTGGATCCTGTACTAAGACATCTAGAGTCGCCGCTTACCAGAAACAATCAGGTCATTGCTTGCAAGAAGCATACTGTCCTCGATATTAAGGATGGAAGGGATGTATCTTCGCCTCTTCACATCGAATCAAATCTTTTTCTGCAAACAACCCACTGCACTGACCTCACTGACATTTCCTGA